From a single Caldisericum sp. genomic region:
- a CDS encoding replication initiation protein, which yields MGKKKNEDKIVLKKESALIESSREQLTLTQEKAFNMLLLNAAEQMKKNPNLDRFTIPASTILEYYEIGKQHYLYLKNELKKLEKIIIEYNLLGKDKTWITGAFPLLSSFEYNHGTITYQLPFQIKDRILEHKMYATFGLLATKFFRSKYTLALYEILMDYINSPKVPEMDIETYKKLIGAEHKSYHTYELIETIFKRPVEELNSNKYVPFTVSYKLIRGVRDKIVGVRFELELKDWYLKKLDETITDISPEAKELTALLPERYQTSLVATLIQGHLDQYPYEDVREAIEKAVKEKGFVPAKIEQYLKEKHSAKSLDTAKD from the coding sequence ATGGGAAAAAAGAAAAACGAAGACAAGATTGTCCTGAAAAAAGAGAGCGCTCTCATTGAATCCTCAAGAGAGCAACTAACTCTAACACAAGAGAAGGCATTTAATATGCTCTTACTGAACGCAGCGGAGCAAATGAAAAAGAACCCTAACCTTGATCGCTTTACCATTCCAGCGTCTACCATATTGGAGTACTATGAAATAGGAAAACAACACTACCTATATTTGAAAAATGAACTTAAGAAACTTGAAAAAATTATCATAGAATACAATCTATTAGGCAAAGATAAGACTTGGATCACAGGTGCTTTTCCTCTCCTTTCCTCATTTGAGTATAATCATGGCACTATAACTTATCAATTACCTTTCCAGATCAAAGATCGTATTTTAGAGCATAAAATGTATGCAACATTCGGACTTTTAGCAACAAAGTTTTTCCGCTCAAAATATACATTAGCATTGTATGAAATTCTTATGGATTACATTAACAGCCCAAAAGTACCTGAAATGGATATTGAAACTTACAAAAAGCTCATAGGTGCAGAGCATAAGAGCTACCATACATATGAACTCATAGAAACTATTTTTAAAAGGCCTGTAGAAGAACTGAATAGCAATAAATATGTCCCATTTACCGTGTCTTACAAACTCATAAGAGGTGTAAGAGATAAGATTGTAGGTGTAAGATTTGAACTTGAACTAAAAGACTGGTATTTGAAAAAACTTGATGAAACTATTACTGATATCTCCCCTGAAGCAAAAGAGCTTACAGCATTACTTCCAGAGAGGTATCAAACAAGCCTCGTTGCAACACTTATACAAGGACATTTGGATCAGTACCCGTATGAAGATGTAAGAGAGGCCATAGAGAAAGCCGTAAAGGAGAAGGGATTTGTCCCTGCAAAGATAGAGC